Proteins from a single region of Neomonachus schauinslandi chromosome 10, ASM220157v2, whole genome shotgun sequence:
- the XKR7 gene encoding XK-related protein 7, whose product MAAKSDGAAAAAGPGPEGAAGGARSGAGGRGETAAAAAEGPGVTGAGGSGPRYELRDCFWVLCALLVFFSDGATDLWLAASYYLQGQRTYFGLTLLFVLLPSLVVQLLSFRWFVYDNSEPAGAPGPAVSTKDSGTCGPSISTKDSAATFRTKEGSPQLGPGPAPSSASAYRRRCCRLCVWLLQTLVHVLQLGQVWRYLRALYLGLQSRWRGERLRRHFYWRMLFESADVSMLRLLETFLRSAPQLVLQLSLLVQRGAEPDLLPALSTSASLVSLAWTLASYQKVLRDSRDDKRPLSYKGAVAQVLWHLFTIAARSLAFALFASVYKLYFGIFIVAHWCVMTFWVIQGETDFCMSKWEEIIYNMVVGIIYIFCWFNVKEGRSRRRMALYYCIVLLENAVLTGFWYSSRNFSPDFRSLILVCVVASSFALGIFFMCVYYCLLHPNGPMLGPQAPGCICPESPGPCGPPADAVTSPPRSLPRTTGAERDGASVGGERAGTPTPPVFQVRPGLPPTPVARPLRTEGPVIRIDLPRKKYPAWDAHFIDRRLRKTILALEYASPATPRLQYRSVGVSQELLEYETTV is encoded by the exons ATGGCCGCGAAGTCGGATGGAGCGGCGGCCGCGGCCGGCCCGGGGCCGGAGGGGGCGGCCGGAGGAGCCCGGAGTGGTGCGGGCGGGCGCGGGgagacggcggcggcggcggccgaggGCCCCGGAGTGACCGGGGCTGGGGGCTCGGGGCCGCGCTACGAGCTGCGGGACTGCTTCTGGGTGCTGTGCGCGCTGCTCGTGTTCTTCTCCGACGGCGCCACGGACCTGTGGCTGGCGGCCTCCTACTACCTGCAGGGTCAGCGCACCTACTTCGGCCTCACGTTGCTATTCGTGCTCCTGCCCTCGCTGGTTGTGCAGCTGCTCAGCTTCCGCTGGTTCGTCTACGACAACTCAGAGCCCGCGGGCGCCCCGGGACCCGCCGTCAGCACCAAGGACAGCGGCACCTGCGGGCCTTCCATCAGCACCAAGGACAGCGCCGCCACCTTCCGGACCAAAGAAGGCAGCCCCCAGCTGGGTCCCGGGCCCGCGCCCTCCTCGGCCAGCGCCTaccgccgccgctgctgccgccTCTGCGTCTGGCTGCTGCAAACCCTCGTCCACGTCCTGCAGCTCGGCCAGGTCTGGAG GTACCTGCGCGCCCTGTACCTGGGGCTGCAGAGCCGCTGGCGCGGGGAGCGGCTGCGGCGCCACTTCTACTGGCGGATGCTGTTCGAGAGCGCGGACGTGAGCATGCTGCGCCTGCTGGAGACCTTCCTGCGCAGCGCGCCGCAGCTCGTGCTGCAGCTCAGCCTCCTGGTGCAGCGCGGCGCCGAGCCCGACCTGCTGCCCG CCCTGTCCACCTCTGCCTCACTCGTGTCCCTGGCCTGGACGCTGGCCTCCTACCAGAAGGTGCTGCGGGACTCACGGGATGACAAGCGGCCGCTGTCCTACAAGGGCGCCGTGGCCCAGGTGCTCTGGCATTTGTTCACCATCGCGGCTCGCAGCCTGGCCTTCGCGCTCTTTGCCAGCGTCTACAAGCTCTACTTTGGCATCTTCATCGTGGCCCACTGGTGCGTCATGACCTTCTGGGTCATCCAGGGCGAGACGGACTTCTGCATGTCCAAGTGGGAGGAGATCATCTACAACATGGTGGTGGGCATCATCTACATCTTCTGCTGGTTCAACGTCAAGGAgggccgcagccgccgccgcatGGCCCTCTACTACTGCATCGTCCTGCTTGAGAATGCCGTGCTCACTGGCTTCTGGTACTCCAGCCGCAACTTCTCCCCTGACTTCCGCTCGCTCATCCTGGTCTGTGTGGTGGCCTCCAGCTTCGCGCTGGGCATCTTCTTCATGTGTGTCTACTACTGCCTCCTGCACCCCAACGGGCCCATGCTGGGTCCCCAGGCGCCTGGCTGCATCTGCCCGGAGTCCCCAGGACCCTGTGGCCCACCAGCCGACGCCGTCACAAGTCCCCCAAGATCCCTGCCAAGGACTACAGGCGCTGAGAGGGATGGGGCCTCAGTGGGGGGCGAGCGTGCCGGGACCCCCACGCCACCTGTCTTCCAGGTGCGCCCTGGCTTGCCTCCCACACCAGTGGCTCGCCCTTTGCGGACAGAAGGGCCTGTCATTCGGATTGACCTGCCCCGGAAGAAGTACCCTGCCTGGGATGCTCATTTCATCGACCGCCGGCTCCGGAAGACCATTCTGGCGCTGGAGTACGCCTCTCCTGCCACGCCTCGGCTGCAGTACCGGAGCGTGGGGGTCTCCCAGGAGCTGCTGGAGTATGAGACCACGGTGTAG